From the genome of Mycobacterium dioxanotrophicus, one region includes:
- a CDS encoding TIGR03085 family metal-binding protein, with the protein MTAAKRERAALVQTMRAAGPDAPTLCEGWNARDLAAHLVVRERRLDAAPGILVPQLAGYTAKVQEQVTAGTDWAELVDKIAAGPPLYSPFFLLDPLVNVGEMFIHNEDVRRAQPGWKPRELDDATVSALARMVSNMARMTMSKSPARVTLTTPEGKTLTTIGRGPEVTVTGAPGELLMFAAGREQADVTFSGDDVAVAALRSARRGL; encoded by the coding sequence ATGACAGCAGCGAAGCGCGAGCGCGCGGCGCTCGTTCAAACCATGCGTGCGGCCGGTCCGGACGCCCCCACACTGTGTGAGGGCTGGAACGCCCGCGACCTGGCCGCCCACCTGGTGGTGCGGGAACGTCGGCTCGACGCCGCGCCCGGCATCCTGGTTCCGCAGCTCGCCGGCTACACCGCCAAGGTGCAGGAACAGGTCACCGCAGGCACCGACTGGGCCGAGCTGGTGGACAAGATCGCCGCCGGCCCACCGCTGTACTCACCGTTCTTCCTGCTCGACCCGTTGGTGAACGTCGGTGAGATGTTCATTCACAACGAAGATGTCCGGCGTGCCCAACCCGGCTGGAAGCCAAGGGAACTCGACGATGCCACCGTCAGCGCACTGGCCCGGATGGTCTCCAACATGGCCAGGATGACGATGTCGAAGTCTCCGGCCCGCGTCACACTGACCACGCCCGAGGGCAAGACACTGACCACCATCGGCCGCGGCCCAGAGGTCACCGTCACCGGTGCTCCCGGTGAGCTGTTGATGTTCGCGGCGGGCCGCGAACAGGCCGACGTGACGTTCTCCGGCGACGACGTTGCCGTCGCCGCGTTGCGCTCCGCCCGCCGCGGCCTCTAG
- a CDS encoding DUF222 domain-containing protein, with protein sequence MPGTTGRVDPHRDRHGFGPHRRRQLPGHPAALRRTHRLSAQPGRPEPQESVQERRRGIVISPQRLDGTSKIFGYLDAETAATLAPMLAKLSAPGMCNRADEHPCVDGTPSAEAIAADTRTAAQRTHDAFLAMGRALLASGKLGQHNGLPVSVVISTTVRELESLSGVATTGSGIRLSIPQVIHMAARARQYLAVFANHKEVPLYLGRAKRLASVGQRLALHARDGGCTKPGCSHPPDRCQGHHAERDYAQGGQTDITDLTLACPKDNRLVSEQGWTTHVRDDGRVEWIPPPLLDTGQDRLNHYWHPEDLFHPNTDAVGEGTGADADGQPAEAAPPEEEPCHRNPDETGDTGPASNRDEARDQETPQIGGEDTDDDAVTGDQAPAEADPWPEVVTSGPEELRPTNTQDTGDTGTDSDNDDAPEDPAQPGAEATQIIGGEGTDDDAVTGDQAPAEPDPWPEVLTSGPEEVCPANADETGDADPASNNDDAPEDLAQPDNAAPQAMGGRDAGNHTAHATQRPRNRDGPDDP encoded by the coding sequence ATGCCCGGTACCACTGGACGCGTCGACCCACACCGAGATCGACACGGATTTGGCCCGCATCGGCGCCGGCAACTCCCCGGACATCCTGCGGCGCTGCGCCGAACGCATCGCCTATCTGCTCAACCAGGACGGCCCGAACCTCAGGAGTCTGTCCAGGAGCGGCGTCGCGGGATCGTCATCTCCCCGCAACGCCTCGACGGGACGAGCAAGATCTTCGGCTACCTCGACGCCGAAACCGCGGCCACCTTGGCGCCGATGCTGGCCAAACTCTCCGCCCCGGGCATGTGCAACCGCGCCGATGAACATCCATGTGTCGATGGCACGCCCAGCGCCGAGGCCATCGCCGCGGATACGCGTACCGCCGCGCAACGCACCCACGACGCGTTCCTGGCCATGGGGCGCGCGCTGCTGGCCTCGGGAAAATTGGGCCAACACAACGGATTACCGGTATCCGTCGTGATCTCGACCACGGTTCGAGAATTGGAATCGTTATCCGGGGTGGCCACCACCGGCAGCGGGATCCGCTTGTCGATCCCGCAGGTGATTCACATGGCGGCACGCGCCCGGCAGTACCTGGCGGTGTTCGCCAACCACAAGGAAGTGCCGTTGTATCTGGGGCGCGCCAAGCGGCTGGCCTCGGTCGGGCAACGCCTGGCCCTGCACGCCCGCGACGGCGGCTGCACCAAACCCGGATGCTCGCACCCGCCGGATCGCTGCCAAGGCCACCACGCCGAGAGGGACTACGCCCAAGGCGGGCAGACCGACATCACCGACCTGACCCTGGCCTGCCCCAAAGACAACCGCCTGGTCAGCGAACAGGGCTGGACCACCCACGTGCGCGACGACGGCCGCGTGGAATGGATCCCCCCACCGCTGCTCGACACCGGCCAAGACCGCCTCAACCACTACTGGCACCCCGAAGACCTCTTCCACCCCAACACAGACGCCGTCGGCGAGGGCACCGGTGCGGACGCCGACGGACAGCCCGCCGAGGCCGCCCCGCCGGAGGAAGAACCATGCCACCGGAACCCAGACGAAACCGGCGATACCGGCCCAGCGTCCAATCGTGATGAGGCACGGGACCAAGAGACACCTCAGATCGGCGGCGAGGACACTGACGACGACGCCGTGACAGGCGACCAAGCACCCGCCGAGGCCGACCCGTGGCCTGAAGTGGTCACCTCAGGGCCTGAAGAACTGCGCCCCACGAACACGCAAGACACCGGCGATACCGGGACTGACTCCGATAACGATGACGCACCAGAAGATCCCGCCCAACCAGGCGCCGAGGCAACCCAGATCATCGGCGGCGAGGGCACTGACGACGACGCCGTGACGGGCGACCAAGCACCCGCCGAGCCCGACCCGTGGCCTGAAGTGCTCACCTCCGGACCTGAAGAAGTGTGCCCCGCGAATGCGGACGAGACAGGCGATGCCGACCCCGCCTCCAATAATGATGACGCACCAGAAGATCTCGCCCAGCCGGACAATGCGGCACCCCAGGCTATGGGCGGCCGAGACGCCGGCAACCACACCGCCCACGCCACACAACGACCCCGCAACCGGGACGGGCCGGACGACCCCTAG
- a CDS encoding BTAD domain-containing putative transcriptional regulator, whose translation MELEVLGPLQVRKDGAPVVIPGAKPRAILTMLGLHGGSVVPATTLVELLWGDAPPRTAAKALQTHISSLRHALGDGFVLTEGTGWRLSTTEVDASRYKRAVGLGRAAAAAGDASGAVARFGEAVALWRGVPELPDGRRGASEKTRWVEGHAALIEDRADALLMTGRAAEIIGELEASVADAPLRERRWGQLMLALYRAGRQGEALGAYRRARTLLADELGIDPGPELRRLEAAIVAQDDTLDLPAAQHVPAVTRAVTFLLTDIEGSTSAWEADADAMAVALARHDEIVEQVITSRGGRLIKTRGEGDATFSVFDRPSAAAAAAIELQDAILQEPWALAEPMRIRIALHTGEAELRDGDYFGRSVNRAARLRSLATGGQTLCSGATAELVIDSLSDDVALVDLGTRQLKNLARPEHVYELRLDTNDNASPPSTPPIARPELPAVLTGSGPFVGRESELSHLTSAWQATLSGGTRAVLIAGEPGVGKTRLAGEWSSRAYEKGAVVLYGRCDEDLGAPYQPFAESLRTLVPCVGGSRLRAMRGVEALLPLIPGLLDALPDLVAPARADPDTERYALFDAVVALLEVASATAPVVLVLDDLHWAAKSTLLLLRHVLRFGDHARVQLVGTYRSTDLDRSHPLAAMLADLHRAGTADRVQLSGLGTDDVTAYVAEAGYDDEELGRALASVTGGNPFFLIEALRHVGESGGRWDSSTLPQGVREAVSRRLSRLSAETNKALSAAAVVGSRFAVDLVERVLDQELVDAFDEACTAGIIIEEPGGCYRFNHAIVRQSLLAELASVRRMRLHQRIATTLENTPGIDDERLAELAHHYFECAWAGNAVKAVEYCRRAADQAMTRLAYEGAAELYDQALHALEELDDELPDRDDQRAELLVARCEALLASGDVASAASAVAQLQEATQHSARLAAWATCFDGQLSMLIHPERLDDLELALDKAAQRLAELNDGAGEAKAHTVRAQCLARLGRIADCETALDHALSAARRAREHRRVNNVLAGAPLAALWGPNPVPRAGGRCLDVVRLLRITADSPAVEATSTRCQAVLEAYRGRAGAARRMIDSARRTVTGLGLRHGLLEVEHFAGIVELILDDPDAAEQHLRLAYNGFRRMGLDADTAETAALLGRACMLLSRDDEADELCAESERLAGHALKASIAWRVLKAQLLSRGKDHAEARRLAEEAVALAERTDALVDHGDACLVLAIVLGAAGDPSGMQSAAEGAAALYEQKEAVALVEKARRLVGESVRTTTPALPEPASGELDSSCVRAGERVLAAVDRGAWAEFEQLFAAAATAESCRKIVGFAPVDMPSDWVHQNRLNLETGGMRVTATVIAVRGERLALSRLRVGTADMSAGAPEDELLQIYGIDDAGRIALQIWFDLDDFDAAIAELDARYLAGEAAPHAHTWSVIADAYVTLNRRELPAVTPDWVDIDHRQVLTVDTGELGVSLNALWDITSQATIYVEAVHRLTEIGAVTTHVSSATSNEGFDAEWRDIALLTVDGDRMSRAEAFGEADLALAVAKLEELSAPRARLENAATRAYERMKDCYSSGNWAALTEVLAEGISNDDRRLVVNAGVQRGRDAVISEISGIAGVGVTTWTADTIAVRGDRIVLNRARASSGELPEAFHTDVLDVVETDADGQVVARVVFDPDDIDAALAELDARYLAGEAAPFARTWSVIVAAYAAFNRRETAPTTPGWVNIDNRRGAGFQPGDMISYIQAAWDDSPDTKIHIVAVHRLTDHGAVVTHVAQGVSQDGFHAEWKDTHILLVDGEMVSRCELFDEADLDAALARFEELHPTAGRLHNTASDMYERFHKCFAAPDLAAIEAMLAESFYGDDRRHLVGSGIRIGRDAALQDACAIAGLGIRVAAATVIATRGERLMLRRSRYVGQPSAAIDVYVLEVVELDTDERIAAVVTFDPDGIEAALAELDARYLAGEGAAHARTWSAITAGYAAFNRHELPATTLDWENVDRRRAIAFAPGEQTSYIQATWDVTPGARAHAETIHRLNKCGALVTQAVHGTSPEGFDAEWREIALLTLAGDLINRCELFDEADLAAALARFEELTSAG comes from the coding sequence GTGGAACTGGAGGTTTTGGGACCTCTCCAGGTCCGGAAGGACGGTGCGCCCGTCGTCATACCGGGCGCAAAGCCGCGCGCGATACTCACGATGCTCGGGCTGCACGGTGGTTCGGTCGTCCCCGCCACGACGCTGGTCGAGTTGCTGTGGGGCGATGCCCCACCACGCACCGCCGCCAAAGCCCTGCAGACCCACATCTCGTCGTTGCGGCATGCTCTCGGCGACGGATTCGTCTTGACCGAGGGAACCGGATGGCGCCTGAGCACCACCGAAGTTGATGCCTCACGCTACAAGCGAGCAGTCGGGCTCGGTCGTGCCGCAGCAGCCGCCGGTGACGCCAGCGGTGCAGTGGCTCGGTTCGGCGAGGCTGTGGCCTTGTGGCGGGGAGTTCCCGAGCTTCCCGACGGCCGGCGCGGAGCGTCCGAGAAGACGCGCTGGGTCGAGGGCCACGCCGCACTGATCGAAGATCGGGCCGACGCGCTGCTGATGACTGGCAGAGCGGCGGAAATCATCGGTGAGCTTGAGGCCTCGGTGGCGGACGCACCGCTGCGCGAAAGACGTTGGGGCCAGCTGATGCTCGCCCTGTACCGTGCCGGCCGGCAGGGTGAGGCGCTGGGCGCGTACCGACGCGCCCGCACGCTGCTGGCCGATGAGTTGGGAATAGATCCCGGACCCGAGCTTCGACGCCTCGAGGCCGCGATCGTCGCGCAGGACGACACACTGGACCTCCCTGCGGCGCAACATGTTCCCGCTGTAACACGCGCGGTGACCTTCCTGCTCACCGACATCGAGGGGTCGACCTCCGCCTGGGAGGCAGATGCCGACGCCATGGCCGTCGCGCTCGCTCGCCACGACGAGATCGTCGAGCAGGTCATCACATCCCGAGGCGGTCGCCTGATCAAGACGCGCGGGGAGGGCGATGCGACATTCTCGGTCTTCGACCGCCCTTCGGCAGCCGCCGCTGCCGCCATCGAGCTGCAAGACGCGATCCTCCAGGAGCCGTGGGCGCTGGCCGAACCCATGCGTATCCGAATCGCCTTGCACACCGGCGAGGCAGAACTCCGCGACGGCGACTATTTCGGTCGATCGGTCAACCGCGCCGCCCGGCTACGGTCCCTGGCCACGGGTGGGCAGACCCTGTGCTCGGGTGCGACCGCCGAACTCGTGATCGATTCCCTCTCCGACGACGTTGCACTCGTGGATCTGGGGACGCGACAACTGAAGAATCTGGCACGCCCCGAGCACGTTTACGAACTTCGCCTCGACACCAACGACAACGCATCGCCCCCAAGCACTCCCCCGATCGCGCGACCCGAATTGCCCGCCGTACTCACCGGATCCGGCCCCTTCGTCGGGCGCGAGTCTGAGCTCAGTCATCTCACGTCCGCCTGGCAAGCCACGCTCAGCGGCGGCACCCGAGCAGTGCTGATCGCCGGCGAGCCTGGTGTCGGCAAGACTCGGCTGGCCGGCGAATGGTCCTCTCGGGCATACGAGAAAGGTGCTGTCGTGCTGTACGGCCGGTGCGATGAGGACCTCGGCGCGCCGTACCAACCATTCGCGGAATCGCTACGCACTCTTGTGCCGTGCGTTGGGGGCAGCCGGTTGCGGGCCATGCGCGGCGTCGAAGCGCTGCTGCCCTTGATTCCTGGATTGCTCGATGCGTTGCCCGACCTTGTCGCACCCGCCCGAGCCGACCCGGACACCGAACGCTACGCGCTGTTCGACGCTGTCGTCGCGCTCCTGGAAGTCGCGTCTGCGACCGCACCCGTCGTGCTGGTTCTCGACGACCTGCACTGGGCCGCCAAATCCACCTTGCTGCTGCTGCGACACGTCCTGCGGTTCGGCGACCACGCCCGCGTACAGCTCGTCGGCACATACCGCAGCACAGATCTCGACCGGTCGCACCCGCTCGCGGCCATGCTTGCCGACCTCCATCGCGCCGGCACAGCCGACCGCGTTCAGCTCAGCGGCCTGGGCACCGACGACGTGACCGCGTACGTCGCCGAAGCCGGTTACGACGACGAAGAACTGGGCCGGGCTTTGGCGTCGGTCACCGGCGGCAATCCGTTCTTTCTCATCGAAGCGCTGCGGCACGTCGGTGAAAGCGGTGGCCGCTGGGACTCGAGCACCCTGCCCCAGGGGGTGCGAGAAGCCGTGAGCCGCAGGCTCTCCCGGCTTTCCGCGGAGACCAACAAGGCGCTTTCGGCAGCCGCGGTTGTTGGCAGCCGGTTTGCCGTGGACCTGGTCGAGCGGGTGCTTGACCAGGAGCTCGTCGATGCGTTCGACGAAGCGTGCACGGCGGGCATCATCATCGAAGAGCCTGGCGGCTGCTACCGGTTCAATCACGCCATCGTCCGGCAGTCACTGTTGGCCGAGCTGGCGTCCGTGCGGCGCATGCGACTGCACCAGCGCATCGCCACCACACTGGAGAACACGCCCGGCATCGACGACGAGCGGTTGGCCGAACTGGCGCATCATTACTTCGAATGTGCCTGGGCCGGAAATGCAGTCAAGGCCGTCGAATACTGCCGACGTGCAGCCGACCAAGCGATGACCCGACTTGCCTACGAAGGCGCCGCAGAACTCTATGACCAAGCCCTGCATGCACTCGAAGAACTCGACGACGAGTTGCCCGACCGCGACGACCAACGCGCCGAACTACTGGTCGCACGGTGCGAAGCACTGTTGGCCTCGGGTGACGTCGCGTCGGCGGCAAGCGCCGTCGCCCAACTCCAGGAAGCGACCCAGCATTCAGCACGCCTCGCGGCGTGGGCGACGTGCTTCGACGGACAACTCTCGATGCTAATCCATCCCGAGCGACTCGACGATCTCGAACTCGCGTTGGACAAAGCCGCCCAGCGATTGGCCGAATTGAACGATGGCGCAGGGGAAGCCAAGGCACACACCGTGCGCGCGCAATGTCTCGCCCGGCTCGGTCGGATCGCCGACTGCGAAACCGCCTTGGACCATGCGCTTTCCGCTGCCCGCCGCGCACGAGAACACCGCAGGGTGAACAACGTGTTGGCCGGAGCACCCCTTGCGGCTCTCTGGGGACCCAATCCGGTTCCGCGCGCAGGCGGGCGCTGCCTTGATGTGGTGCGCCTGTTGCGAATCACCGCCGATTCGCCTGCGGTGGAGGCGACGTCGACGCGGTGTCAGGCCGTACTGGAGGCATATCGCGGCCGGGCCGGTGCCGCACGACGCATGATCGACTCGGCCCGCCGAACGGTCACCGGACTTGGTTTGCGACATGGGCTCCTCGAGGTCGAGCACTTCGCCGGCATCGTCGAGCTCATTCTCGACGATCCGGACGCGGCCGAACAGCATTTGCGTCTGGCTTACAACGGCTTTCGCCGGATGGGCCTTGACGCCGATACAGCCGAGACGGCCGCCCTGTTGGGGCGCGCGTGCATGCTCCTGAGCCGCGACGACGAAGCCGACGAACTATGCGCCGAGAGTGAGCGCCTCGCAGGCCATGCACTGAAGGCCTCGATTGCGTGGCGCGTCCTCAAGGCACAGCTGCTGTCACGAGGCAAAGATCACGCTGAGGCACGGCGGCTCGCCGAGGAGGCTGTGGCCCTGGCCGAGCGCACCGACGCGCTGGTCGATCACGGCGATGCATGTTTGGTGCTCGCAATAGTGCTGGGTGCCGCAGGCGATCCCTCCGGGATGCAGTCCGCTGCCGAAGGAGCTGCAGCCCTGTACGAGCAGAAGGAGGCTGTAGCCCTTGTCGAGAAGGCACGTCGCCTTGTCGGCGAGAGCGTCCGGACCACTACGCCGGCGCTACCTGAGCCAGCGAGCGGCGAGCTCGATAGCTCATGTGTGCGAGCAGGCGAGCGCGTGTTGGCGGCTGTCGACCGAGGGGCGTGGGCCGAATTCGAGCAACTGTTCGCAGCTGCGGCCACTGCAGAAAGTTGTCGCAAGATCGTCGGTTTCGCGCCGGTCGACATGCCGTCTGACTGGGTGCACCAGAACAGACTCAACCTCGAGACCGGCGGCATGCGGGTCACCGCGACGGTGATCGCTGTTCGAGGGGAGCGCCTTGCCCTTTCACGATTGAGAGTGGGCACCGCCGACATGAGCGCTGGGGCACCCGAGGACGAGCTTCTCCAGATATATGGCATCGACGACGCCGGCCGAATCGCTCTGCAGATATGGTTCGACCTCGACGACTTCGATGCTGCCATCGCGGAACTGGACGCTCGTTACCTTGCCGGGGAAGCCGCCCCGCACGCGCACACGTGGTCCGTCATCGCTGACGCCTATGTCACTCTCAATCGGCGCGAGCTTCCCGCGGTGACGCCGGACTGGGTGGACATCGATCACCGACAGGTGCTCACGGTCGACACGGGCGAATTGGGAGTGTCGCTCAACGCATTGTGGGACATCACGTCGCAAGCCACCATCTATGTCGAAGCAGTACATCGACTCACTGAAATCGGCGCAGTCACAACTCACGTGTCATCAGCGACCTCGAACGAAGGGTTCGACGCCGAATGGCGAGACATCGCCTTGTTGACGGTCGATGGCGACCGGATGAGTCGCGCTGAAGCTTTCGGCGAGGCGGATCTGGCCCTCGCGGTCGCAAAACTAGAAGAGCTCAGCGCCCCGAGGGCGCGACTGGAAAACGCGGCAACTCGTGCGTACGAGCGCATGAAGGACTGCTACTCCAGCGGCAACTGGGCCGCACTGACCGAGGTACTAGCTGAGGGCATATCCAATGACGACCGTCGCCTGGTGGTCAACGCGGGTGTCCAACGTGGGCGTGATGCCGTGATCAGCGAGATATCTGGCATCGCCGGGGTTGGAGTAACGACTTGGACGGCGGACACTATCGCGGTCCGTGGCGATCGCATCGTTCTCAATCGTGCACGAGCATCGAGCGGCGAACTACCGGAGGCGTTCCACACCGATGTGCTCGACGTGGTCGAAACCGACGCCGACGGACAAGTTGTGGCACGCGTCGTTTTCGATCCCGACGACATCGACGCGGCTCTCGCCGAACTCGACGCCCGCTACCTTGCTGGTGAGGCGGCGCCGTTCGCGCGGACCTGGTCGGTAATCGTGGCTGCATACGCCGCATTCAACCGCCGCGAGACTGCCCCGACGACACCTGGCTGGGTGAACATCGACAACCGTCGAGGAGCAGGTTTCCAGCCTGGCGACATGATCAGTTATATCCAAGCCGCATGGGATGACTCACCTGACACCAAGATCCACATCGTGGCGGTGCACCGGTTGACCGACCACGGCGCAGTGGTCACCCATGTCGCGCAAGGGGTCTCGCAGGACGGCTTCCACGCCGAGTGGAAGGACACCCACATTCTGCTGGTCGACGGCGAAATGGTCAGCCGCTGTGAACTATTCGACGAGGCAGACCTCGACGCTGCGCTGGCCCGGTTCGAGGAGCTGCACCCGACGGCCGGGCGTCTACATAACACCGCAAGCGACATGTACGAGCGCTTCCACAAGTGTTTCGCTGCACCGGATCTGGCCGCGATCGAGGCGATGCTGGCCGAGAGCTTCTACGGTGACGATCGCCGGCACCTCGTAGGCTCCGGAATTCGGATTGGTCGGGATGCCGCACTTCAGGACGCCTGCGCGATCGCCGGCCTCGGCATCAGGGTCGCCGCGGCGACGGTCATCGCGACGCGGGGTGAGCGCCTCATGCTCAGGCGCTCGCGTTACGTGGGGCAACCGTCCGCCGCGATTGACGTCTACGTGCTCGAAGTCGTCGAGCTGGATACCGACGAGCGAATCGCCGCGGTGGTCACCTTTGATCCCGACGGCATCGAGGCCGCCCTAGCCGAGCTCGATGCGCGCTATCTCGCCGGCGAAGGCGCCGCCCACGCGCGCACCTGGTCGGCCATCACGGCGGGCTACGCCGCGTTCAACAGGCATGAGCTGCCGGCGACCACGCTCGATTGGGAGAACGTCGACCGCAGGCGCGCGATCGCCTTCGCTCCTGGCGAGCAGACCTCTTACATCCAAGCCACCTGGGATGTCACACCCGGCGCCAGGGCCCATGCCGAAACCATCCATCGCCTGAACAAGTGCGGTGCGCTCGTCACACAGGCGGTGCACGGGACGTCGCCGGAGGGCTTCGACGCCGAATGGCGTGAGATCGCGCTCCTCACGCTCGCCGGCGACCTGATCAACCGCTGCGAACTGTTCGACGAGGCCGACCTCGCCGCTGCTTTGGCACGGTTCGAGGAGCTCACATCGGCGGGTTGA
- a CDS encoding TIGR03560 family F420-dependent LLM class oxidoreductase, translating to MDFRVFVEPQQGATYSDQLAVARAAEALNYSAFFRSDHYLAMSGDGLPGPTDSWVTLAGIARETSTVRLGTMVTSATFRHPGPLAISVAQVDEMSGGRVELGIGAGWFEAEHQAYAIPFPPLGERFDRLTEQLRIITGMWDTPVGDKFDFDGKHYTVVDSPALPKPTQSHPPIIIGGGGPKRTPALAAEFAAEFNIPFVPLDVLKAQFARVAAAVAAAGRAPDSLTYSAAFVLCAGRTDAEIASRAAAINREVDELRSNSPLVGTPAEIVDKLAPFVEAGVQRVYLQVLDMADLDHVELFSTEVIRQLN from the coding sequence ATGGACTTCCGTGTGTTCGTCGAACCCCAGCAAGGCGCTACGTACTCCGATCAGCTCGCTGTCGCCCGAGCGGCCGAAGCGCTGAACTACTCGGCATTCTTTCGGTCCGACCACTACCTGGCGATGAGCGGCGATGGCCTGCCCGGCCCGACTGATTCCTGGGTGACGCTGGCCGGTATCGCCCGCGAGACCTCGACCGTTCGCCTGGGCACCATGGTCACCTCGGCGACCTTCCGCCACCCGGGTCCATTGGCCATCTCCGTCGCACAGGTCGATGAAATGAGCGGTGGCCGTGTCGAATTGGGTATTGGAGCGGGCTGGTTCGAAGCCGAGCACCAGGCTTACGCCATCCCGTTCCCGCCGTTGGGTGAACGGTTCGACCGGCTCACCGAACAGCTGCGGATCATCACCGGCATGTGGGACACCCCGGTCGGGGACAAATTCGACTTCGACGGCAAGCACTACACCGTCGTCGACTCACCGGCCCTGCCCAAGCCCACGCAGTCGCATCCGCCGATCATCATCGGAGGCGGCGGCCCCAAGCGCACGCCTGCGCTGGCCGCGGAATTCGCCGCCGAGTTCAACATCCCGTTCGTCCCCCTCGACGTCCTCAAGGCGCAGTTCGCCCGGGTCGCCGCCGCGGTTGCTGCCGCCGGGAGAGCCCCCGACTCGCTCACCTACTCCGCGGCGTTCGTGCTGTGTGCGGGACGCACCGACGCCGAGATCGCCAGCCGGGCGGCCGCCATCAACCGCGAAGTCGACGAGCTTCGCAGCAATTCGCCGCTGGTCGGGACACCCGCGGAGATCGTCGACAAGTTGGCTCCGTTCGTCGAAGCCGGCGTGCAGCGGGTCTACCTGCAGGTGCTCGATATGGCCGATCTGGACCACGTCGAACTGTTCTCCACCGAGGTCATCCGCCAATTGAACTGA
- a CDS encoding APC family permease → MTQQIIEEPEIERPRARLRQGLRRFDVFFLLLCSLVGLDTIGALAASGPEAFAWLLVFSVVFFVPYGLIVSELSSTFPLEGGQYTWVRMAFGRGVASVAQFVYWLSNPVWVGGALAVVALATFQTFIHPLPGAWTYVFGLAFVWAGVLAVSVSLKAGRWVPIAGAVARIVLLGFFFVSTVIYGVIHGIQPLTASDFSPSYLGFLALAPLIVFTFVGFEVSSAAAEEMEAPQRTIPLGVMRSGLAAFLMVAAPVVAILVVLPRDQVSHLSGFLDAAKLVFTIYGGHVGPDGTVELTGAGEVIGVVCAAGVIIALFTSGVSWAIGESRAQATACSDGSGPAWLGQISERFGTPVRINVLAGILATVVMIAALNFTSGDIGKYFSVGLNLAISMTMVAYLVMFPALMVLDRKYPDANRPFRIPGGTVGRYLCSAAATLVVIFTLIQLLYPGAGLGLFGSPGTPDDALPAGFAGDRLDYELGQLIPMALFIATGIAFYLIGQRELRRERNAVLALDDPLG, encoded by the coding sequence ATGACGCAACAAATCATCGAGGAACCAGAGATCGAGCGTCCCAGAGCGCGGCTGCGGCAAGGGCTCCGCCGCTTCGATGTCTTTTTCCTGCTGCTGTGCTCGCTGGTCGGGCTGGACACCATCGGCGCGCTGGCTGCCTCGGGGCCCGAGGCGTTTGCCTGGCTACTCGTCTTCTCGGTGGTGTTCTTCGTGCCCTACGGGTTGATCGTCAGCGAACTGAGCTCGACCTTTCCGCTTGAAGGCGGCCAATACACCTGGGTACGTATGGCATTCGGGCGCGGCGTGGCATCCGTGGCGCAGTTCGTGTACTGGCTGTCCAACCCGGTGTGGGTCGGCGGTGCCTTGGCGGTGGTCGCACTGGCCACCTTCCAGACCTTCATCCATCCCTTACCAGGGGCGTGGACGTACGTCTTCGGCCTGGCTTTCGTGTGGGCGGGCGTCTTGGCGGTGTCCGTGTCACTGAAAGCCGGTCGCTGGGTGCCCATCGCCGGTGCCGTGGCACGCATCGTCCTCCTCGGATTCTTCTTCGTGTCGACGGTGATCTACGGCGTCATCCACGGAATCCAACCGCTCACGGCATCGGACTTCTCCCCGTCGTACCTGGGCTTCCTCGCGCTGGCACCCCTGATCGTGTTCACCTTCGTCGGGTTCGAGGTTTCCTCGGCGGCGGCCGAGGAAATGGAAGCCCCGCAACGCACCATCCCGCTCGGTGTCATGCGCTCAGGGCTCGCCGCGTTCCTGATGGTCGCCGCTCCGGTGGTGGCGATTCTGGTGGTCTTGCCACGTGACCAGGTCAGCCATCTGAGCGGATTCCTCGACGCCGCCAAGCTCGTCTTCACTATCTACGGAGGCCATGTCGGCCCGGACGGAACCGTCGAATTGACCGGTGCGGGTGAGGTTATCGGCGTCGTCTGCGCCGCAGGCGTCATCATCGCCCTCTTCACCAGCGGCGTGAGCTGGGCGATCGGTGAGAGTCGCGCCCAGGCCACCGCGTGCTCAGACGGTAGCGGCCCCGCGTGGCTCGGCCAGATCTCCGAACGGTTCGGCACGCCCGTCCGTATCAACGTCTTGGCCGGAATCCTGGCGACCGTGGTGATGATCGCGGCGCTGAACTTCACGTCCGGTGACATCGGCAAGTACTTCAGCGTGGGGCTCAACCTGGCCATCTCGATGACCATGGTGGCCTATCTGGTGATGTTCCCGGCGCTGATGGTTCTGGACCGCAAATACCCTGACGCCAATCGGCCGTTCCGCATCCCGGGAGGTACCGTCGGCCGGTATCTGTGTTCAGCAGCAGCCACACTCGTGGTCATCTTCACCCTGATTCAGCTGCTCTACCCGGGCGCCGGCCTCGGTCTGTTCGGCTCTCCCGGCACCCCCGATGACGCGCTGCCTGCCGGATTCGCCGGGGACCGCCTGGATTACGAACTCGGCCAGCTGATTCCGATGGCGTTGTTCATCGCCACGGGGATCGCGTTCTATCTGATCGGGCAGCGAGAGCTGCGACGCGAGCGCAACGCCGTCCTGGCGCTCGACGACCCGCTGGGGTGA